One genomic region from Kineobactrum salinum encodes:
- a CDS encoding hydantoinase B/oxoprolinase family protein, with protein sequence MNTVAEIDIITTEIIRSGLVAASEEMAKTLVRTAFNPVLYDIKDFGMALISAEGELWSEAPGCVIFGRSLPSTIRNGLNKHGADGFRDGDVLIVNDPYETGTHLADTTIYIPIFHDTQLIAFAASTAHWIDLGGITSGGVCPFSKDIYQEGLCFQHQKLYSAGLKNQDLMDIVKSNVRIPLIAMGDMNAQIAACRQGVLRVKALCARYSPQTVTAAMSQVIQRTDQAMRRMIRELDDGSYTSSILLDAGPDVSSENPELCLQVTIVGDEITIGFDGTSAANNGPLNLPKIGAEAEISAVMKSILLPDDASNEGHTKALTFTIPDGLMVSPQRPTPVDCYAFVAECLFESVLRIFSGIVRERCPAGGYQLCGIGIMRTDPKYGEPFVLMEPLVGGNGALPHDDGPTMMFIGNGDVPNLPTEVLENRYPLRVERYELLPEAAGWGKYRGGCGLRKDYRVLEDGVYLLIGTDNSHNTTARGLFGGEDGEPNEFVCWPRTDKEKVLRERVSNYGPFSRNDLISVRSGGGGGWGQRSERDPQRVISDVRNQYLDVWQAEELYGIRVWEENGSWRSEPIGIS encoded by the coding sequence ATGAATACAGTCGCAGAAATCGATATAATCACGACGGAAATTATTCGCTCCGGACTGGTCGCCGCCAGTGAAGAAATGGCGAAGACACTGGTACGGACCGCATTCAACCCAGTGCTTTACGATATCAAGGATTTTGGCATGGCATTGATCTCGGCCGAAGGTGAACTGTGGTCCGAGGCGCCGGGGTGCGTGATTTTCGGCCGATCATTGCCCAGCACGATTCGCAATGGGTTGAATAAGCATGGCGCCGACGGATTTCGTGACGGGGATGTGCTGATAGTCAACGATCCTTATGAAACCGGCACTCATCTTGCAGACACCACCATTTATATCCCGATTTTTCACGATACTCAGTTGATCGCCTTTGCCGCCTCGACCGCGCACTGGATCGATCTTGGCGGCATTACCTCGGGAGGTGTCTGCCCGTTTTCCAAGGACATCTATCAGGAAGGACTTTGTTTCCAACATCAGAAACTCTATAGTGCCGGCCTGAAAAATCAGGATCTGATGGATATTGTCAAAAGCAATGTGCGCATACCACTGATTGCCATGGGTGATATGAACGCACAGATTGCCGCTTGCAGGCAGGGTGTACTACGGGTGAAGGCCCTGTGCGCAAGATACTCGCCGCAAACAGTTACTGCAGCAATGAGCCAGGTTATTCAGCGCACCGACCAGGCGATGCGCAGAATGATTCGCGAACTTGACGACGGCAGTTATACCTCTTCCATCCTGCTGGATGCCGGACCCGATGTCAGCAGCGAGAATCCGGAGTTATGTCTACAGGTGACAATTGTCGGCGATGAAATCACTATCGGTTTCGACGGCACCAGCGCCGCCAACAACGGCCCGCTGAACCTCCCCAAGATTGGCGCCGAGGCCGAGATCAGCGCCGTGATGAAAAGCATTTTGCTGCCCGATGACGCCTCCAATGAAGGGCACACCAAAGCGTTGACCTTCACCATTCCGGATGGACTGATGGTAAGTCCGCAGCGTCCCACGCCGGTGGATTGCTATGCGTTTGTTGCGGAGTGTCTGTTCGAATCAGTATTGCGTATTTTCTCGGGGATTGTGAGAGAGAGGTGCCCCGCCGGCGGTTACCAACTCTGCGGCATCGGGATAATGCGCACCGATCCGAAATATGGGGAACCTTTTGTGTTGATGGAACCGCTGGTCGGCGGGAACGGGGCGCTGCCCCACGATGATGGTCCAACGATGATGTTTATCGGCAATGGCGATGTGCCCAACCTGCCGACTGAAGTGCTGGAAAATCGTTATCCGCTGCGGGTCGAACGCTATGAATTGCTTCCCGAGGCCGCCGGATGGGGGAAATACCGCGGCGGCTGTGGTCTGCGCAAGGACTACCGAGTATTGGAGGACGGCGTCTATCTACTGATAGGCACCGACAATTCCCACAATACCACTGCACGCGGCTTGTTTGGCGGAGAGGACGGCGAGCCCAACGAGTTTGTCTGTTGGCCGCGAACTGATAAGGAAAAAGTGTTGCGCGAACGGGTTTCGAATTACGGTCCGTTTTCCCGGAATGATCTCATCAGTGTTAGAAGCGGCGGAGGCGGTGGCTGGGGCCAGCGATCCGAGCGCGATCCACAGCGCGTTATTAGCGATGTCAGAAATCAGTACCTGGATGTATGGCAGGCCGAAGAACTTTACGGTATCCGGGTATGGGAGGAAAACGGGTCGTGGCGTTCTGAGCCGATTGGAATCAGTTAA
- a CDS encoding TonB-dependent receptor domain-containing protein yields MNDDTKLYFTWAEGFRRGGANAIYVNLGADPNLLTYEPDTATNWEVGFKGAIKNFATYSIAGFYIDWEGFQFSGTEPVNKNLFVGNGEEARSVGVESELMGYLGSHARISLGYTYTDAEVTEDFLISPGDPATRVSSGDPLPGTPKHMITAMIDYTLSVDNASELIFRLNGSYRSKTVNAFNPVDFNYARIAGFGMLNGAVTYRRDSWDVSLFIDNLSNEEGATTGLFTPYFPQEMATRQIARPRTVGLRFTFGGH; encoded by the coding sequence TTGAATGATGATACCAAGCTGTACTTTACTTGGGCGGAAGGATTCCGCCGGGGTGGAGCCAACGCCATCTATGTCAATCTCGGCGCCGACCCAAATCTGCTCACCTATGAGCCCGACACGGCAACAAACTGGGAAGTCGGTTTCAAGGGTGCCATCAAGAATTTTGCGACCTACTCAATTGCCGGATTCTATATTGACTGGGAGGGGTTTCAGTTCTCGGGTACCGAGCCTGTCAATAAGAATCTTTTTGTCGGCAATGGCGAAGAAGCACGGTCAGTCGGCGTGGAGTCAGAGTTAATGGGCTACTTGGGTTCGCACGCTCGCATCAGTCTTGGCTATACCTACACCGATGCCGAAGTGACCGAGGACTTCCTCATATCGCCGGGCGATCCCGCCACCCGGGTATCGTCCGGTGACCCGTTACCAGGCACTCCCAAACATATGATTACCGCCATGATCGACTATACGCTATCGGTCGATAACGCCAGCGAATTGATATTCCGCCTTAATGGGTCCTACCGCAGCAAAACCGTCAATGCTTTTAATCCAGTGGATTTCAATTATGCGAGGATCGCCGGCTTCGGTATGCTCAATGGCGCTGTCACCTACCGACGTGATAGCTGGGACGTCTCATTATTTATCGATAATCTAAGCAACGAGGAAGGGGCAACGACAGGGTTGTTTACCCCATACTTCCCGCAGGAAATGGCTACCCGGCAAATAGCGCGACCGCGTACGGTGGGTCTGCGTTTCACTTTCGGCGGCCACTAG
- a CDS encoding hydantoinase/oxoprolinase family protein gives MKSNPEQVPHLRVAIDVGGTFIDYVVLDEKSGDIRVDKQPVASAELTTAVLEGLERTVSDVGTIDQLLHGMTVSLNALVEGQGVPVGLLTTRGFRDVLEIGRGGRKQVYNLFYREPPPLVERHLRREVDERIDAQGNILLPIDLDALDSELDYLIAAGVQAIAICFLHAYRNPLHEQQARAHINGKYPQLATSASHEIASEWREYERTSTTVLNCHIQPPVNDYLTTLVNELAHQGYQKPVAVMQSSGGVCSPEVASSKPVYTLMSGPSGGVVGARKLCGELGFSNVICADVGGTTFDVALIEQGEVVEVTSTEVAQRPILAASIDIKSIGAGGGSIARIDHRGSIVVGPQSTGARPGPACFGFGGTEPTVTDCQLVLGYFDANKLLGAQISLDVERAREAIRTKLAQPLDLPVEQVAAGVLAIVEANMSNAIRYMTVERGLDPRDFVLMAYGGGGGLFALRMAEELDIRTVIVPRFASNFSAWGLMMSDYMEDASQTFVREFVEAEFPAIQASLRELAQRTTPIIAAYGFSLESIDHLYRIDMRYAGQDYTIGVQLQEAWLENEAQFMQNIRQRFTEAHQRQYGHGDADAPMELVVTRCRAIGRISKPAPAAWTGGTPEFEQRGLRKVFFTGRNTFLDAAIYERDDIAAGAGLDGPAVIEEWSTSVLVPPGWHAMTDTAGNILVQKIDV, from the coding sequence GTGAAGTCAAATCCAGAACAAGTGCCGCATCTGCGGGTGGCAATCGATGTGGGTGGCACATTTATCGACTATGTCGTACTCGATGAGAAATCGGGGGACATTCGCGTGGATAAACAGCCGGTCGCCTCCGCCGAACTAACCACGGCTGTGCTGGAGGGACTTGAGCGAACTGTCAGCGACGTAGGCACCATCGATCAATTACTCCACGGCATGACGGTTTCCCTGAACGCTCTGGTGGAAGGACAGGGCGTGCCGGTCGGGCTGCTCACCACGCGCGGCTTCCGCGATGTGTTGGAGATAGGCCGGGGCGGCCGCAAGCAGGTATATAATCTTTTCTATCGTGAGCCGCCGCCACTGGTGGAGCGCCATTTGCGTCGTGAAGTAGACGAGCGGATTGACGCACAGGGAAACATTCTTCTCCCCATCGACCTGGATGCGCTGGATAGCGAGCTGGATTATCTGATTGCTGCCGGAGTACAAGCCATTGCCATATGCTTTTTGCACGCATACAGAAATCCTCTGCATGAACAGCAGGCAAGAGCTCATATAAACGGGAAATATCCGCAGCTCGCCACTAGCGCGTCCCACGAGATCGCCTCTGAGTGGCGCGAGTATGAGCGCACATCGACCACCGTGTTGAACTGCCACATTCAACCGCCCGTGAACGATTATCTTACGACACTGGTCAATGAACTGGCACACCAGGGCTACCAGAAGCCCGTGGCGGTAATGCAATCCAGTGGCGGCGTCTGTTCTCCCGAGGTCGCTTCCAGTAAACCTGTATATACGCTGATGTCCGGCCCCTCTGGTGGTGTCGTTGGGGCCCGCAAGCTGTGCGGTGAACTGGGCTTTTCCAATGTGATTTGCGCGGATGTCGGCGGAACGACTTTTGATGTCGCGCTGATCGAACAGGGTGAAGTTGTTGAAGTGACCAGTACGGAAGTGGCACAACGGCCTATCCTGGCAGCGAGTATCGACATCAAGTCGATCGGGGCGGGAGGCGGCTCGATTGCGAGAATCGATCACCGTGGCAGTATAGTGGTCGGCCCGCAGAGTACCGGCGCAAGACCCGGTCCGGCATGTTTCGGCTTTGGCGGCACTGAACCAACGGTAACGGACTGCCAACTGGTGCTGGGTTATTTCGACGCAAATAAATTGCTGGGCGCGCAGATTTCACTGGATGTCGAAAGGGCGCGCGAGGCTATTCGGACCAAGCTGGCGCAACCGCTGGACCTGCCGGTAGAACAGGTCGCCGCCGGCGTGCTGGCTATCGTTGAAGCCAATATGAGTAACGCGATACGTTACATGACAGTGGAACGTGGTCTGGACCCACGCGACTTTGTCCTGATGGCCTACGGTGGTGGCGGCGGTTTATTTGCGCTGCGCATGGCGGAAGAGCTCGATATCCGGACAGTGATCGTACCGCGTTTCGCGTCCAACTTTTCTGCCTGGGGATTGATGATGTCAGATTACATGGAAGATGCCTCACAGACCTTTGTGCGGGAATTCGTTGAAGCGGAGTTCCCTGCCATTCAGGCTTCGTTGCGTGAATTGGCCCAGCGAACCACCCCGATTATCGCCGCATACGGTTTTTCACTCGAAAGCATCGATCATCTGTATCGGATCGACATGCGCTACGCCGGCCAGGACTACACCATCGGGGTGCAGTTGCAGGAAGCATGGCTGGAGAACGAGGCGCAATTTATGCAGAACATCCGCCAACGGTTTACCGAAGCTCACCAGCGGCAGTATGGACACGGCGACGCCGACGCCCCCATGGAATTGGTAGTAACCCGTTGCCGCGCCATTGGCAGAATCAGTAAACCCGCTCCGGCTGCCTGGACCGGCGGCACACCGGAATTTGAGCAGCGGGGACTGCGCAAAGTCTTCTTTACCGGGCGAAACACGTTCCTTGATGCGGCAATCTACGAGCGCGATGACATCGCAGCGGGCGCAGGTCTCGACGGACCTGCGGTTATCGAGGAATGGTCAACGTCGGTTCTCGTTCCGCCGGGCTGGCATGCGATGACCGATACAGCCGGCAATATCCTTGTACAGAAAATAGACGTGTAG
- a CDS encoding TonB-dependent receptor has translation MEEVTVTATRRQESVQDVPYNISAYSADYLKRLGVGSLSDIAHIAPGIAYIDEGSRPGANNNGFIIRGLRGTQLASANDEPDTIEASVSTYLGETPLFFPLVIKDIERVEILRGPQGTLYGSGAVGGTIRFIPEKPDPAAGFTYELSGATSLTKAADEPGYEGNAIVNIPLAENLALRGSFGHIRESGFIDNNGVARLDAAGEPILSNPADFLGSGIETKKVEDLNETDTSYGRMSLWWGAGETVDVDLAYHYQNIESHGRQVHNPGSPANDRYEVSMPYEEPQESTLNLLSLDVGIDTAIGQLTSASAYYQIDTDLFADSTNLYSSLLAGNFMGFPRIIAYRGSADPSGGPGYGIYDQSAFVQEVRLVSNPGKRFDWVVGGYYMQRDTDYDLADHVPGFADWADAFLGMPLGAQGLPQLRSQMDRDFKDKALFGELTWHITERWQATVGARAFRQQTDGIKTLAVPSASAIMTTLDSGVADPDFLTNSFSLDDSVSDQIFKFNTSSLLSG, from the coding sequence TTGGAGGAAGTCACCGTTACCGCGACGCGGCGTCAGGAATCGGTCCAGGATGTACCCTACAACATCTCAGCCTACTCCGCGGACTATCTGAAAAGGCTTGGCGTCGGCAGTCTTTCCGACATTGCGCATATCGCGCCCGGTATCGCCTATATTGACGAGGGGTCGCGCCCGGGCGCGAACAACAATGGATTTATCATCCGTGGCTTGCGCGGAACACAATTGGCTTCTGCCAATGATGAGCCGGATACTATTGAGGCCAGTGTTTCCACGTATTTGGGCGAAACGCCGTTGTTCTTTCCATTGGTTATCAAGGATATCGAACGGGTCGAAATTCTACGCGGGCCACAGGGTACCCTGTACGGTTCCGGCGCCGTCGGCGGCACCATTCGCTTCATTCCGGAGAAACCTGACCCCGCTGCGGGATTTACCTATGAACTGAGCGGCGCCACCTCACTCACCAAGGCAGCCGATGAGCCGGGCTACGAGGGCAACGCCATTGTCAACATTCCGCTTGCAGAAAATCTGGCTTTGCGTGGGTCATTCGGACATATACGTGAAAGCGGCTTCATCGATAACAACGGTGTAGCCAGACTGGATGCGGCAGGTGAGCCGATATTGTCTAATCCCGCGGACTTTCTGGGCAGTGGAATTGAAACCAAAAAGGTAGAGGACCTGAACGAAACGGATACCAGTTACGGCAGGATGTCATTGTGGTGGGGCGCGGGTGAAACGGTGGATGTCGACCTGGCTTATCACTATCAGAATATCGAGAGTCACGGCAGACAGGTACACAACCCTGGCTCTCCCGCAAATGATCGCTATGAAGTATCAATGCCCTACGAGGAGCCGCAGGAGAGCACTCTGAACCTATTAAGTCTGGATGTTGGTATCGATACGGCAATAGGCCAGTTGACGTCAGCTTCAGCGTATTATCAAATCGACACCGACCTGTTTGCTGATTCAACCAATCTGTACAGCTCCCTGCTGGCGGGTAACTTTATGGGTTTCCCGCGGATCATTGCCTATCGAGGCTCGGCCGACCCGAGTGGAGGACCGGGCTATGGCATCTACGATCAGAGCGCCTTCGTCCAGGAAGTCCGCCTGGTGTCAAATCCCGGCAAGCGTTTTGACTGGGTGGTCGGCGGTTACTATATGCAGCGCGATACCGACTACGATCTCGCCGACCATGTCCCTGGCTTTGCCGATTGGGCCGATGCTTTCCTGGGTATGCCTTTGGGCGCTCAGGGTCTTCCTCAGCTCAGATCACAAATGGACAGGGACTTCAAGGACAAGGCCTTGTTTGGTGAATTGACCTGGCACATTACCGAACGCTGGCAGGCGACCGTGGGTGCGCGTGCATTTCGGCAACAAACGGACGGTATCAAGACCCTGGCAGTTCCCTCGGCATCGGCGATCATGACAACGCTTGATTCTGGCGTGGCGGACCCCGACTTTCTCACCAACTCATTTTCCCTGGATGATTCGGTATCCGATCAGATATTCAAGTTCAACACCAGTTCACTACTGTCCGGTTAA
- a CDS encoding IS4 family transposase produces MYTGKTLFAQLMDFLPWTTFTRIVDRYAGNRRVRTLPCTEHFRVLAFAQLTYRESLRDIEACLSAQSAKLYHMGIRSPIKRSTLADANERRDWRIYAEFAQRLIAQARKLYAEEDLGLDLSNTVYALDSTTIDLCLSLFPWAPFRSTKAAVKMHTLLDLRGNIPSFIHVSDGKMHDVNVLDLLIPEPAAIYVMDRAYLDFERLFGLHDAGAFFVTRAKSNTDLRRIYSAPSDRTQGIICDQTVALSGFYSHKHYPHHLRRIRFKDPETEKTLIFLTNLFGPPPITICELYKARWQVELFFKWIKQHLRIKKFYGTSENAVKVQIWTAVSVYVLVAIIKKRLDLQPSLYTLLQVFSITLFENIPLNKDFLDTKQILEDDMISNQLNLFHN; encoded by the coding sequence ATGTACACCGGCAAAACTCTGTTTGCGCAGTTGATGGACTTCCTGCCATGGACTACGTTCACGCGAATCGTCGATCGGTATGCAGGAAATCGTCGTGTACGCACGCTGCCGTGCACCGAACATTTTCGTGTGCTGGCATTTGCGCAACTGACCTACCGGGAAAGCCTGCGCGATATAGAAGCGTGTCTTTCGGCGCAATCGGCCAAGCTCTACCACATGGGCATTCGTTCGCCGATCAAGCGCTCTACGCTGGCCGATGCCAACGAGCGGAGAGACTGGAGAATCTACGCCGAGTTTGCGCAACGGCTGATTGCACAGGCCCGCAAGCTCTACGCCGAAGAAGACCTGGGGCTCGATCTGTCGAACACGGTTTACGCGCTCGACTCGACAACCATCGACCTCTGCCTTTCGCTGTTTCCGTGGGCACCATTTCGAAGCACCAAGGCAGCGGTCAAAATGCACACGCTGCTGGACCTGCGCGGAAATATCCCGAGTTTTATACATGTTTCCGACGGCAAGATGCACGATGTCAACGTGCTCGACCTGCTGATTCCGGAGCCGGCAGCAATCTACGTAATGGATCGTGCTTACCTCGATTTCGAACGGCTCTTTGGGTTGCACGACGCCGGAGCGTTCTTTGTCACCCGCGCCAAATCGAATACCGACCTGCGGCGGATCTACTCTGCTCCGAGCGACCGGACGCAGGGCATTATCTGCGATCAGACGGTGGCGCTGTCGGGATTCTACAGCCACAAACATTATCCCCACCATCTGCGTCGGATTCGCTTCAAAGATCCAGAGACAGAGAAAACACTCATTTTCCTGACCAACTTGTTCGGTCCTCCACCAATAACCATCTGCGAGCTGTACAAGGCCCGCTGGCAAGTCGAGTTATTTTTCAAATGGATCAAGCAACATCTCCGGATCAAGAAGTTCTACGGCACATCGGAGAACGCGGTGAAGGTGCAAATCTGGACCGCTGTGTCGGTATATGTGCTCGTCGCTATCATCAAAAAGCGCCTCGATTTGCAGCCTTCGCTCTACACTCTATTACAGGTATTTTCCATCACCCTGTTCGAAAATATCCCTTTAAACAAGGACTTTCTCGACACCAAACAGATCCTGGAGGATGACATGATTTCTAACCAACTGAATTTGTTCCATAATTAA
- a CDS encoding metal-dependent hydrolase family protein: MLIQLSNCTIFDGSSAQLIEGGSVIIEGDVIKEVSQSGKRLERAQSVDCKGMFLMPGLIDAHYHAYMSTFNVAAMEKMPWSLMACHAHQFLERSLEAGFTTVRDAGGADAGLEMALAKGLIAGPRLFYSGRVISQTGGHGDLRGKGETSACSCSLSGKLEVIVDGETEMRKAVREELRRGAHQIKIFVSGGVISPSDPIWMPQFTEAEIRAAVEEAATRRTYVMAHCHTDDSARRCVEYGVRTIEHATEISAPTAALIAEKGAYVVPTLTILKTLRDHGPTLNLPSGSVEKIDGLFEQSLRSIERCAEAGVKIGLGTDLVGEKFYSLQGGELSLRGEVQKPIDVLRSATSVNAAILQKDGLLGTVSAGAYADLILLRRNPLDDLSQFSDPGKNMPLIMKAGSLIRNEL; encoded by the coding sequence ATGCTTATACAACTGAGCAACTGCACGATTTTCGACGGAAGCAGCGCGCAACTGATTGAGGGAGGCTCGGTGATCATAGAGGGAGATGTGATCAAGGAAGTCTCTCAATCGGGGAAGCGGCTTGAACGCGCACAATCTGTTGACTGCAAGGGCATGTTTTTGATGCCGGGGCTGATCGATGCACACTATCACGCCTATATGTCGACATTTAATGTCGCTGCCATGGAAAAAATGCCCTGGTCGCTAATGGCCTGCCATGCGCATCAGTTTCTGGAACGGAGCCTCGAAGCGGGATTCACCACCGTCAGGGATGCAGGCGGAGCCGATGCCGGCCTCGAAATGGCGCTGGCCAAGGGACTTATTGCCGGTCCACGCCTATTCTATTCCGGGCGGGTGATCAGCCAGACTGGCGGACACGGCGATCTCCGCGGCAAGGGCGAAACCAGCGCCTGTAGCTGCTCGCTGTCGGGAAAATTGGAAGTGATCGTCGATGGCGAAACGGAAATGCGCAAGGCGGTACGCGAAGAACTGCGCAGGGGCGCACACCAGATCAAAATCTTTGTTTCGGGCGGGGTGATCTCCCCAAGCGATCCGATCTGGATGCCGCAGTTCACCGAAGCGGAAATACGGGCCGCGGTGGAAGAGGCAGCCACCAGACGCACCTACGTGATGGCTCATTGCCATACGGATGACAGCGCCAGACGGTGTGTCGAGTACGGCGTCCGCACCATTGAACACGCAACGGAAATTTCGGCCCCCACCGCCGCCTTAATAGCAGAAAAGGGCGCCTATGTGGTACCCACGCTTACGATTCTGAAAACCTTGCGCGACCACGGGCCCACACTCAATCTACCGTCGGGCAGCGTGGAAAAGATAGACGGGCTCTTCGAACAATCGCTCCGTTCGATCGAGCGTTGTGCTGAAGCAGGAGTCAAGATCGGCCTGGGCACTGATCTGGTTGGAGAAAAATTCTATTCACTCCAAGGGGGCGAACTCAGCCTGCGGGGTGAAGTGCAGAAGCCCATTGACGTACTCAGATCGGCGACATCGGTGAATGCGGCCATCCTTCAAAAGGACGGTTTACTTGGCACTGTCAGCGCCGGTGCCTATGCGGATCTAATTTTACTGCGGCGCAATCCTCTGGATGATCTCTCCCAGTTTTCCGATCCCGGTAAAAATATGCCGCTGATCATGAAGGCCGGCAGCCTGATCCGCAACGAACTCTGA